A window from Sinanaerobacter sp. ZZT-01 encodes these proteins:
- a CDS encoding helix-turn-helix transcriptional regulator has translation MTIQQLMQDMNMSRYRLSKISGIPWATLADIYSGKTHLDRCGAGTLSKLSKALGLSIEGLLELESEPTETAPDGKPNKKTYLETGLSSSIQKAIKDYLQGEKEQVLHLDCLSDELYGAINADLWSGIITEEQAGYLREKYLGLGGKEDGIHD, from the coding sequence ATGACAATACAACAGCTTATGCAGGACATGAATATGTCCCGCTATCGTTTATCAAAAATCAGCGGGATTCCATGGGCGACTCTCGCAGACATATATTCGGGAAAAACACATCTCGACCGATGCGGAGCGGGAACACTTTCCAAGCTATCCAAGGCTCTTGGTCTTTCCATTGAGGGACTGCTGGAACTGGAATCTGAACCTACAGAAACCGCACCGGATGGTAAGCCCAACAAAAAGACCTATCTGGAAACCGGATTATCCAGCAGCATTCAAAAGGCAATCAAGGATTACCTGCAAGGTGAAAAAGAACAGGTTCTGCATCTTGATTGTCTGTCGGATGAATTATATGGAGCCATTAATGCTGACCTTTGGTCAGGTATAATTACAGAGGAACAGGCCGGCTATCTGCGTGAAAAATATCTTGGACTAGGTGGAAAGGAGGATGGAATACATGATTGA